Proteins encoded by one window of Arabidopsis thaliana chromosome 2, partial sequence:
- a CDS encoding benzoyl-CoA reductase subunit C, putative (DUF630 and DUF632) (Protein of unknown function (DUF630 and DUF632); EXPRESSED IN: 10 plant structures; EXPRESSED DURING: 4 anthesis, F mature embryo stage, petal differentiation and expansion stage, E expanded cotyledon stage, D bilateral stage; CONTAINS InterPro DOMAIN/s: Protein of unknown function DUF630 (InterPro:IPR006868), Protein of unknown function DUF632 (InterPro:IPR006867); BEST Arabidopsis thaliana protein match is: Protein of unknown function (DUF630); Protein of unknown function (DUF632) (TAIR:AT3G51290.2).) has translation MGCAASRIDNEEKVLVCRQRKRLMKKLLGFRGEFADAQLAYLRALRNTGVTLRQFTESETLELENTSYGLSLPLPPSPPPTLPPSPPPPPPFSPDLRNPETSHDLADEEEEGENDGGNDGSGAAPPPPLPNSWNIWNPFESLELHSHPNGDNVVTQVELKKKQQIQQAEEEDWAETKSQFEEEDEQQEAGGTCLDLSVHQIEAVSGCNMKKPRRLKFKLGEVMDGNSSMTSCSGKDLEKTHVTDCRIRRTLEGIIRELDDYFLKASGCEKEIAVIVDINSRDTVDPFRYQETRRKRSSSAKVFSALSWSWSSKSLQLGKDATTSGTVEPCRPGAHCSTLEKLYTAEKKLYQLVRNKEIAKVEHERKSALLQKQDGETYDLSKMEKARLSLESLETEIQRLEDSITTTRSCLLNLINDELYPQLVALTSGLAQMWKTMLKCHQVQIHISQQLNHLPDYPSIDLSSEYKRQAVNELETEVTCWYNSFCKLVNSQREYVKTLCTWIQLTDRLSNEDNQRSSLPVAARKLCKEWQLVFEKLPDKVTSEAIKSFLMSIKSIIHQQAEEYNLRRKCNKLERRLEKELISLAEIERRLEGILAMEEEEVSSTSLGSKHPLSIKQAKIEALRKRVDIEKTKYLNSVEVSKRMTLDNLKSSLPNVFQMLTALANVFANGFESVNGQTGTDVSDTSQHSDESQP, from the exons ATGGGTTGTGCTGCTTCAAGAATTGATAATGAAGAAAAGGTTTTAGTGTGTAGGCAGAGAAAGAGGCTAATGAAAAAGTTATTAGGGTTCAGGGGAGAATTTGCAGATGCACAGTTGGCTTATCTTAGAGCTTTGAGGAACACTGGTGTTACTCTTAGGCAATTCACTGAGTCTGAGACCTTGGAGCTTGAAAACACTAGTTATGGTTTAAGTTTGCCTTTGCCTCCTTCGCCTCCTCCTACATTGCCTCCttcacctccaccacctcctccattTAGCCCGGATTTGAGAAATCCTGAGACTAGTCATGACTTGGCTGATGAGGAGGAAGAGGGTGAAAATGATGGTGGTAATGATGGAAGTGGTGCAGCTCCTCCGCCTCCATTGCCGAATTCTTGGAACATTTGGAACCCTTTTGAGTCACTTGAGCTGCATAGTCATCCAAATGGTGACAATGTAGTTACACAAGTTgaactgaagaagaaacaacaaattcaGCAAGCTGAAGAGGAAGATTGGGCGGAGACGAAGTCTCaatttgaggaagaagatgagcaaCAAGAAGCAGGAGGTACTTGCCTTGATTTGAGTGTTCATCAAATAGAGGCTGTTAGTGGCTGTAACATGAAGAAGCCACGTCGTCTGAAGTTTAAGCTGGGAGAAGTTATGGACGGTAACTCATCTATGACAAGCTGCTCCGGTAAAGATCTTGAGAAAACTCATGTGACTGATTGTAGAATCAGGAGGACCTTAGAAGGAATCATCAGAGAGTTGgatgattattttcttaaagcaTCGGGTTGCGAGAAGGAGATAGCTGTGATAGTAGACATCAACAGTAGGGATACTGTTGATCCTTTCAGGTACCAGGAAACAAGAA GGAAGAGAAGCAGCTCGGCAAAGGTATTCAGTGCATTGTCATGGAGTTGGTCTTCAAAGTCTCTTCAGTTGGGCAAAGATGCTACAACAAGCGGGACTGTTGAACCCTGTAGGCCTGGAGCTCACTGCAGCACACTTGAGAAGCTATACACAGCTGAGAAGAAACTTTACCAGCTAGTCAGA AACAAAGAGATTGCCAAAGTGGAGCATGAGAGGAAGTCTGCATTACTGCAAAAGCAAGATGGGGAAACCTATGATTTGAGCAAAATGGAGAAAGCACGCTTGTCTTTGGAGAGTTTGGAAACCGAGATACAGCGTCTAGAAGATTCCATAACTACAACACGCTCATGTTTGCTTAACTTGATCAATGATGAGCTGTATCCGCAGCTAGTTGCTTTAACTTCAGG GCTAGCACAGATGTGGAAAACAATGCTCAAGTGTCATCAAGTTCAAATTCATATATCCCAGCAACTGAACCATCTTCCGGATTACCCGAGTATAGATCTCAGTTCGGAATACAAACGCCAGGCGGTTAATGAACTAGAGACCGAGGTTACTTGCTGGTACAATAGCTTTTGCAAGTTAGTAAATTCCCAGCGAGAATACGTGAAAACACTCTGTACGTGGATCCAACTTACTGATCGCCTCTCTAACGAAGACAACCAAAGAAGTAGCTTGCCTGTTGCTGCTCGTAAGCTCTGCAAAGAGTGGCAGCTTGTATTTGAAAAGCTTCCTGATAAG GTAACTTCAGAGGCCATTAAAAGCTTTCTGATGTCAATTAAATCTATTATTCATCAACAAGCTGAGGAATACAACCTGCGTAGGAAATGCAATAAACTTGAGAGGAGGCTTGAGAAAGAGCTAATTTCACTGGCTGAGATTGAAAGAAGGCTCGAGGGGATTTTAGCAATGGAAGAGGAGGAAGTAAGCTCAACGAGTTTGGGCTCTAAGCATCCGTTGTCAATCAAACAAGCCAAGATCGAAGCCTTGAGAAAACGAGTGGATATTGAGAAAACTAAGTACTTAAACTCGGTCGAGGTTAGTAAGAGAATGACACTAGACAACCTCAAATCAAGCCTTCCCAATGTCTTTCAGATGTTGACTGCTCTAGCTAATGTCTTTGCCAATGGGTTTGAATCCGTTAATGGCCAAACCGGTACAGATGTTTCCGACACATCCCAACATTCCGATGAATCTCAACCCTAA
- a CDS encoding benzoyl-CoA reductase subunit C, putative (DUF630 and DUF632) (Protein of unknown function (DUF630 and DUF632); INVOLVED IN: N-terminal protein myristoylation; EXPRESSED IN: 10 plant structures; EXPRESSED DURING: 4 anthesis, F mature embryo stage, petal differentiation and expansion stage, E expanded cotyledon stage, D bilateral stage; CONTAINS InterPro DOMAIN/s: Protein of unknown function DUF630 (InterPro:IPR006868), Protein of unknown function DUF632 (InterPro:IPR006867); BEST Arabidopsis thaliana protein match is: Protein of unknown function (DUF630); Protein of unknown function (DUF632) (TAIR:AT3G51290.2); Has 1510 Blast hits to 1233 proteins in 150 species: Archae - 0; Bacteria - 53; Metazoa - 434; Fungi - 99; Plants - 668; Viruses - 99; Other Eukaryotes - 157 (source: NCBI BLink).) has translation MGCAASRIDNEEKVLVCRQRKRLMKKLLGFRGEFADAQLAYLRALRNTGVTLRQFTESETLELENTSYGLSLPLPPSPPPTLPPSPPPPPPFSPDLRNPETSHDLADEEEEGENDGGNDGSGAAPPPPLPNSWNIWNPFESLELHSHPNGDNVVTQVELKKKQQIQQAEEEDWAETKSQFEEEDEQQEAGGTCLDLSVHQIEAVSGCNMKKPRRLKFKLGEVMDGNSSMTSCSGKDLEKTHVTDCRIRRTLEGIIRELDDYFLKASGCEKEIAVIVDINSRDTVDPFRYQETRRKRSSSAKVFSALSWSWSSKSLQLGKDATTSGTVEPCRPGAHCSTLEKLYTAEKKLYQLVRNKEIAKVEHERKSALLQKQDGETYDLSKMEKARLSLESLETEIQRLEDSITTTRSCLLNLINDELYPQLVALTSGLAQMWKTMLKCHQVQIHISQQLNHLPDYPSIDLSSEYKRQAVNELETEVTCWYNSFCKLVNSQREYVKTLCTWIQLTDRLSNEDNQRSSLPVAARKLCKEWQLVFEKLPDKVLLSLAAYLYYSSSWLYESHL, from the exons ATGGGTTGTGCTGCTTCAAGAATTGATAATGAAGAAAAGGTTTTAGTGTGTAGGCAGAGAAAGAGGCTAATGAAAAAGTTATTAGGGTTCAGGGGAGAATTTGCAGATGCACAGTTGGCTTATCTTAGAGCTTTGAGGAACACTGGTGTTACTCTTAGGCAATTCACTGAGTCTGAGACCTTGGAGCTTGAAAACACTAGTTATGGTTTAAGTTTGCCTTTGCCTCCTTCGCCTCCTCCTACATTGCCTCCttcacctccaccacctcctccattTAGCCCGGATTTGAGAAATCCTGAGACTAGTCATGACTTGGCTGATGAGGAGGAAGAGGGTGAAAATGATGGTGGTAATGATGGAAGTGGTGCAGCTCCTCCGCCTCCATTGCCGAATTCTTGGAACATTTGGAACCCTTTTGAGTCACTTGAGCTGCATAGTCATCCAAATGGTGACAATGTAGTTACACAAGTTgaactgaagaagaaacaacaaattcaGCAAGCTGAAGAGGAAGATTGGGCGGAGACGAAGTCTCaatttgaggaagaagatgagcaaCAAGAAGCAGGAGGTACTTGCCTTGATTTGAGTGTTCATCAAATAGAGGCTGTTAGTGGCTGTAACATGAAGAAGCCACGTCGTCTGAAGTTTAAGCTGGGAGAAGTTATGGACGGTAACTCATCTATGACAAGCTGCTCCGGTAAAGATCTTGAGAAAACTCATGTGACTGATTGTAGAATCAGGAGGACCTTAGAAGGAATCATCAGAGAGTTGgatgattattttcttaaagcaTCGGGTTGCGAGAAGGAGATAGCTGTGATAGTAGACATCAACAGTAGGGATACTGTTGATCCTTTCAGGTACCAGGAAACAAGAA GGAAGAGAAGCAGCTCGGCAAAGGTATTCAGTGCATTGTCATGGAGTTGGTCTTCAAAGTCTCTTCAGTTGGGCAAAGATGCTACAACAAGCGGGACTGTTGAACCCTGTAGGCCTGGAGCTCACTGCAGCACACTTGAGAAGCTATACACAGCTGAGAAGAAACTTTACCAGCTAGTCAGA AACAAAGAGATTGCCAAAGTGGAGCATGAGAGGAAGTCTGCATTACTGCAAAAGCAAGATGGGGAAACCTATGATTTGAGCAAAATGGAGAAAGCACGCTTGTCTTTGGAGAGTTTGGAAACCGAGATACAGCGTCTAGAAGATTCCATAACTACAACACGCTCATGTTTGCTTAACTTGATCAATGATGAGCTGTATCCGCAGCTAGTTGCTTTAACTTCAGG GCTAGCACAGATGTGGAAAACAATGCTCAAGTGTCATCAAGTTCAAATTCATATATCCCAGCAACTGAACCATCTTCCGGATTACCCGAGTATAGATCTCAGTTCGGAATACAAACGCCAGGCGGTTAATGAACTAGAGACCGAGGTTACTTGCTGGTACAATAGCTTTTGCAAGTTAGTAAATTCCCAGCGAGAATACGTGAAAACACTCTGTACGTGGATCCAACTTACTGATCGCCTCTCTAACGAAGACAACCAAAGAAGTAGCTTGCCTGTTGCTGCTCGTAAGCTCTGCAAAGAGTGGCAGCTTGTATTTGAAAAGCTTCCTGATAAGGTTCTTCTATCACTTGCAGCTTATTTGTATTATTCTAGTTCATGGCTCTATGAAAGCCATCTTTAA